The Candidatus Aminicenantes bacterium genome has a segment encoding these proteins:
- a CDS encoding cob(I)yrinic acid a,c-diamide adenosyltransferase → MAEDGYIQVYTGNGKGKTTAALGLALRAAGRGMKTYMAQFLKKGDYGELVAAKRFLPELLVIEQFGLPDFHHRESGVSEAEREAGAAGLVAAKKAMISGIYRIVVLDEINTLLHFEILPLEPILQLLAARPPGLELILTGRYAPEEILAAADLITEMQETRHYYQKNVPARNGIEK, encoded by the coding sequence ATGGCGGAAGACGGCTACATCCAGGTTTACACGGGTAACGGCAAAGGCAAGACGACGGCTGCCCTCGGCCTGGCCCTGCGTGCCGCCGGCCGGGGGATGAAGACCTACATGGCGCAGTTTTTAAAGAAGGGGGACTACGGTGAGCTGGTGGCGGCCAAGCGGTTTTTGCCGGAGCTGCTCGTCATCGAGCAGTTCGGATTGCCCGATTTCCACCACCGCGAGAGCGGCGTCAGCGAAGCGGAAAGGGAGGCGGGCGCGGCCGGCTTGGTCGCGGCCAAAAAAGCCATGATAAGCGGCATTTACCGCATCGTGGTCCTGGATGAAATCAACACCCTGCTCCATTTTGAGATCCTCCCGCTAGAGCCGATCCTGCAGCTTCTGGCCGCAAGACCGCCCGGACTGGAATTGATCCTCACCGGCCGCTACGCGCCGGAGGAAATCCTGGCGGCCGCCGACCTGATCACCGAGATGCAGGAAACCCGCCATTATTACCAGAAAAACGTCCCGGCCCGCAACGGGATTGAAAAGTAG
- a CDS encoding PBP1A family penicillin-binding protein, with protein sequence MKQFFLKHLRTILIASSFLLTSLLGILLGLILVYQKGFPQIKNLEDIKPVVMTTVYDDQNAAIKDFAIEKRVIVKSSDIPDVLKKALVCAEDNQFYTHWGINFRGLVRAVSGLLLRKKQGGGSSITQQLARGLFLTPEPTVSRKLKEMLLAIQIEKKYTKDQILTFYCNKIFLGGSIYGVGAAARYYFGKSIKDINLAEAALIACIIPNPNGLYAIFRRPENTLKRRNYLLLKMLLMNAISQEEYRQALAVTLPEKPFDAGSESLADYFTEDTRKYLESKYGDNLLYKGGLKVFTTLNGETQRWAEDALREGLRALDKRRGWRSRPKLFNLVESKLDADKYQLPAWENLRFEPNQIVEGVIMEIGKAKLTVRIGAYRGEMAAASAQWTRKSIQHLFKSGDVALFKILVVDAGKKRLELGLEQEPEVDGAILVVDNKSGEIKAMVGGYAFQKSKFNRAIQALRQTGSTFKPIIYTAALEHGFSPATIIQDEPFSYLDEWTGELWEPKNHTEDYRGPLTMRRGLEQSRNVITARILQAITPAVGVEYAKKFGISSDLKPYMSLALGAFEVSLKEMVEAFTVFPNYGVRVNSYFIRSISDLNNNIIEENSPDRKQVIEKETAFVMNYLLQGVVKSGTGWRARHLPAPIGGKTGTSNDSTDAWFIGFSPTLTVGVWVGFDQKKSLGRQETGSLAAAPVFVAFMEKYLVKYPETGKFQVPSGVFMINIDKYTGKLLTPDCLYPFSEAFLPGTEPLEFCNDEEHQKIYNYFKTEAESDDD encoded by the coding sequence ATGAAACAATTTTTTTTGAAGCATCTGCGGACGATCCTCATTGCCAGCAGCTTCCTGCTCACCTCGCTGCTGGGAATTCTGCTGGGATTGATCCTCGTCTATCAGAAGGGTTTCCCGCAGATAAAAAACCTGGAAGACATCAAGCCCGTGGTCATGACCACGGTCTATGACGACCAGAACGCGGCCATCAAGGATTTCGCCATCGAAAAACGGGTGATCGTCAAGAGCTCGGATATCCCGGATGTACTAAAAAAAGCCCTCGTCTGCGCCGAAGACAACCAGTTTTACACCCATTGGGGGATCAATTTTCGCGGCCTTGTCCGCGCCGTCAGCGGCTTGCTGCTGCGCAAGAAACAGGGCGGCGGCAGCTCCATCACCCAGCAGCTGGCCCGGGGCCTTTTCCTGACTCCGGAACCCACCGTAAGCCGCAAACTGAAAGAGATGCTGCTGGCCATCCAGATCGAAAAAAAATACACCAAGGACCAGATATTGACCTTTTATTGCAACAAGATTTTTCTGGGCGGCAGCATTTACGGCGTCGGGGCGGCCGCACGCTATTATTTCGGTAAATCCATCAAGGACATCAATCTGGCCGAAGCGGCCCTGATCGCTTGCATCATCCCCAACCCCAACGGGCTGTACGCGATTTTCAGGCGGCCGGAAAACACGCTCAAGCGGCGCAACTACCTGCTGCTCAAGATGCTGCTGATGAATGCCATCAGCCAGGAAGAATACCGGCAGGCACTGGCCGTCACGCTGCCTGAAAAGCCCTTCGACGCCGGCAGCGAATCCCTGGCCGATTATTTCACCGAAGACACGCGCAAGTACCTGGAAAGCAAGTACGGCGACAACCTGCTGTACAAGGGCGGACTCAAGGTCTTCACCACCCTGAACGGAGAAACGCAGCGCTGGGCCGAAGACGCCCTCAGGGAAGGGCTGCGGGCCCTGGACAAGCGCCGCGGCTGGCGCAGCCGACCCAAATTGTTCAACCTGGTCGAAAGCAAGCTGGATGCCGATAAGTACCAGCTGCCGGCCTGGGAAAACCTGAGGTTCGAGCCCAACCAGATCGTCGAGGGCGTGATCATGGAAATCGGCAAGGCCAAGCTGACGGTGCGCATCGGCGCCTACCGGGGTGAAATGGCGGCCGCCTCCGCCCAATGGACGAGAAAAAGCATCCAACACCTCTTTAAATCCGGCGATGTCGCCCTGTTCAAAATATTGGTCGTGGACGCGGGGAAAAAAAGACTGGAACTGGGCCTGGAGCAGGAGCCGGAGGTCGACGGCGCCATCCTGGTGGTTGACAACAAGAGCGGCGAGATCAAGGCCATGGTCGGCGGTTACGCTTTCCAGAAAAGCAAGTTCAACCGCGCCATTCAAGCCCTGCGCCAGACCGGCTCTACCTTCAAGCCGATCATCTACACGGCGGCGCTGGAGCACGGTTTCTCACCGGCCACCATCATCCAGGACGAACCCTTTTCCTACCTGGACGAATGGACGGGGGAATTGTGGGAGCCGAAGAACCACACGGAGGATTACCGGGGCCCGCTGACCATGCGCCGCGGCTTGGAGCAGTCGCGCAACGTGATCACGGCGCGCATCCTCCAGGCGATCACCCCGGCCGTGGGCGTGGAATATGCCAAGAAATTCGGCATCAGCTCCGACCTCAAGCCCTACATGTCCCTGGCACTGGGCGCTTTCGAAGTCTCGCTCAAGGAGATGGTCGAGGCGTTCACGGTTTTTCCCAACTACGGCGTCAGGGTCAATTCCTATTTCATCCGCAGCATCAGCGATCTGAACAACAACATCATCGAGGAAAACTCACCCGACCGCAAACAGGTCATTGAAAAGGAGACCGCTTTCGTCATGAACTACCTGCTGCAGGGCGTGGTCAAGTCGGGAACCGGCTGGCGGGCGCGCCATCTGCCGGCGCCCATCGGCGGCAAAACCGGAACCTCCAACGACTCCACCGACGCCTGGTTCATCGGCTTTTCGCCCACCCTGACCGTCGGCGTCTGGGTGGGCTTCGATCAGAAAAAAAGCCTGGGCAGGCAAGAAACCGGCTCACTGGCGGCGGCGCCCGTATTCGTCGCTTTCATGGAGAAGTATTTAGTCAAGTACCCGGAAACCGGCAAATTCCAAGTCCCTTCCGGCGTCTTCATGATTAACATCGACAAGTACACCGGCAAACTGCTGACCCCCGATTGCCTGTACCCTTTCAGCGAAGCCTTCCTGCCGGGCACGGAACCACTGGAATTCTGCAACGACGAGGAACACCAGAAAATCTACAACTATTTCAAGACCGAGGCAGAGAGCGACGACGATTGA
- a CDS encoding holo-ACP synthase codes for MIKGIGVDMVEIGRVRKLLEQDNGFVERMFTVREIAYCESKYFKAQHYAARFTAKEAFFKALGTGFRDGMSWQDVEVENDELGKPQLRLIAAALKKFKSKKLRRVLLSLSHTREMAVALVVIE; via the coding sequence ATGATCAAGGGCATCGGCGTGGATATGGTCGAGATCGGCCGGGTGCGGAAATTGCTGGAGCAGGACAACGGCTTTGTCGAAAGGATGTTTACGGTCCGGGAAATCGCTTATTGCGAAAGCAAGTATTTCAAGGCCCAGCATTACGCGGCGCGCTTCACCGCCAAAGAAGCATTTTTCAAAGCCCTGGGCACCGGCTTTCGTGACGGCATGAGCTGGCAGGACGTGGAGGTGGAAAACGACGAACTCGGCAAGCCGCAGCTCCGGCTAATCGCCGCGGCGTTGAAAAAATTTAAAAGCAAAAAATTGCGGCGCGTGCTGCTGTCATTGTCCCACACCAGGGAGATGGCCGTCGCCCTGGTCGTTATCGAGTAA
- a CDS encoding DUF4388 domain-containing protein yields MSLKGSLSSINLADIIQLVSNSNQTGRFILTRTSGQQGMIYLKKGEIVHAEADSFKGEDAIFTLISWDEGEFVFEEGSVDTPTSIQRPITSLLMESARRIDEWKLLRKKIGSIDAIPEFNDIDRQERRKISLSTMEWVIIAKIDGKKSINQISKECAVNIFDTARIIYGMVTSDLIKLK; encoded by the coding sequence ATGAGTTTAAAAGGATCCTTATCTTCGATTAATTTGGCGGATATCATCCAGCTGGTTTCCAATTCCAACCAGACCGGCCGTTTCATCCTCACCCGCACCAGCGGGCAGCAGGGGATGATCTACCTGAAAAAAGGCGAGATCGTCCATGCCGAGGCCGATTCGTTCAAGGGCGAGGACGCCATCTTCACCCTCATTTCCTGGGACGAGGGCGAATTCGTCTTTGAAGAAGGGTCGGTCGACACCCCGACCAGCATTCAGCGTCCGATCACCTCGCTGCTGATGGAATCGGCGCGGCGCATCGACGAATGGAAGCTGCTGCGCAAGAAAATCGGCTCCATCGACGCCATTCCCGAATTCAACGACATCGACCGCCAGGAACGCCGCAAGATTTCCCTTTCCACCATGGAATGGGTGATCATCGCCAAGATCGACGGCAAGAAAAGCATCAACCAAATTTCCAAGGAGTGCGCGGTCAACATCTTCGACACGGCGCGCATCATCTACGGGATGGTCACCTCCGACCTGATCAAGCTGAAGTAA